A stretch of Halocalculus aciditolerans DNA encodes these proteins:
- a CDS encoding DNA-3-methyladenine glycosylase family protein — protein sequence MTDTDDDARDARAVLTRDPAMADLVAEHGPLTLEPADDPFERLVVAVVNQQLSTQSAAAIRDRLFDAVDVTPDGIRNADDDTLRDCGLSAQKIRYVRNIADHFPDGIDTATYADATDDDVRADLTQITGVGDWTADMFLIFCLGRPDVFPVGDLGIRNAMTAVYGIEDRAAMVEKAEEWSPYRSHAARYLWRAVD from the coding sequence ATGACCGACACCGACGATGACGCCCGCGACGCCCGTGCCGTCCTCACTCGCGACCCCGCCATGGCCGACCTCGTCGCCGAACACGGCCCCCTCACTCTCGAACCCGCCGACGACCCCTTCGAGCGCCTCGTCGTCGCCGTCGTCAACCAACAGCTCTCCACGCAGTCCGCCGCCGCCATCCGCGACCGCCTCTTCGACGCCGTCGACGTCACCCCCGACGGCATCCGGAACGCCGACGACGACACCCTCCGCGACTGCGGACTCTCCGCGCAGAAAATCCGCTACGTCCGAAACATCGCCGACCACTTCCCCGACGGCATCGACACGGCCACCTACGCCGACGCCACCGACGACGACGTCCGCGCCGACCTCACACAGATCACCGGCGTCGGCGACTGGACCGCCGACATGTTCCTCATCTTCTGCCTCGGCCGCCCCGACGTCTTCCCCGTCGGCGACCTCGGCATCCGCAACGCCATGACCGCCGTCTACGGCATCGAAGACCGTGCGGCCATGGTCGAAAAAGCCGAAGAGTGGTCGCCCTATCGCAGCCACGCCGCCCGCTACCTCTGGCGCGCCGTCGACTGA